In the genome of Nonlabens sp. MB-3u-79, one region contains:
- the rplT gene encoding 50S ribosomal protein L20, translating into MPRSVNAVARRARRKKVLKQAKGYFGRRKNVWTVAKNAVEKAMSYSYRDRRNKKRSFRRLWITRINAGSRMHGMSYSVFMGAVKKNNIELNRKVLADLAMNHPEAFEAVVNKVK; encoded by the coding sequence ATGCCTAGATCAGTAAATGCCGTAGCTCGTAGAGCTCGTAGAAAAAAAGTCCTCAAGCAGGCAAAAGGTTACTTCGGACGTCGTAAAAACGTATGGACAGTAGCAAAGAACGCAGTAGAGAAAGCAATGTCTTATTCTTACCGCGATAGAAGAAACAAGAAAAGATCATTCCGTAGATTATGGATCACGCGTATCAACGCTGGTTCACGTATGCACGGTATGAGCTACTCTGTATTTATGGGAGCTGTAAAAAAGAACAACATCGAGTTAAATCGTAAAGTTCTTGCAGATCTTGCCATGAATCATCCAGAAGCTTTTGAAGCAGTAGTAAACAAAGTAAAATAA
- the rpmI gene encoding 50S ribosomal protein L35 has translation MPKMKTKSSAKKRFKLTGTGKIKRKHAFKSHILTKKSKKRKLALTHDTVVHKADVPNVMLQLRLK, from the coding sequence ATGCCTAAAATGAAAACAAAATCTAGTGCTAAGAAGCGTTTTAAGCTTACTGGTACTGGAAAGATCAAAAGAAAACACGCTTTTAAAAGTCACATCCTGACTAAAAAGAGCAAGAAACGTAAACTAGCTTTGACTCACGATACAGTTGTGCACAAAGCAGATGTACCTAATGTCATGTTACAATTACGTCTTAAGTAA
- the infC gene encoding translation initiation factor IF-3: MIKEDKHAINEKIRARQVRLVGDGEPRVMDTREALKEAQEKELDLVEISPNADPPVAKIMDYKKFVYEQKKREKIIKQNASKVVIKEIRFGPNTDDHDYEFKRKHGEKFLKEGSKLKAYVFFKGRSIIYKDQGEILLLRLAQDLEELGKVEQMPKMEGKRMNMFIAPKKK, translated from the coding sequence ATTATCAAAGAAGACAAGCATGCAATCAATGAAAAGATACGTGCAAGACAAGTACGCCTTGTAGGCGATGGAGAACCACGTGTTATGGACACTCGTGAAGCCCTTAAAGAAGCACAAGAGAAAGAACTCGACCTGGTTGAGATTTCTCCTAATGCTGACCCACCTGTGGCAAAAATCATGGACTATAAGAAATTTGTCTATGAGCAAAAGAAGCGGGAGAAAATAATCAAGCAAAATGCTAGTAAGGTCGTTATTAAGGAAATCCGTTTTGGACCCAATACAGATGATCATGATTATGAATTTAAAAGAAAACACGGTGAGAAGTTCCTTAAAGAAGGATCTAAATTAAAAGCCTATGTGTTCTTTAAAGGTCGTTCCATTATTTATAAGGATCAAGGTGAAATCTTATTATTGAGATTAGCTCAAGATCTAGAAGAGTTAGGTAAAGTAGAACAAATGCCTAAAATGGAAGGTAAACGTATGAATATGTTTATCGCACCTAAGAAAAAGTAA
- the thrS gene encoding threonine--tRNA ligase: MIKITLPDGSIKEMESGTTPMDVAMSISHGLARNVISASFNGIKVETKTPLIEDGSLVLFTFSNPEGKEAFWHSTSHIMAQAIEELFPGVSLTIGPAIDNGFYYDIDFKEHSISETDIPRIEARMLEIARGKHEFTMRSVSKADAIQLYKDQNNPFKVELIENLTDGEITFCDHDTFTDLCRGGHVPNTGIIKAVKVMSIAGAYWRGDEKNPQLTRLYGTSFPKQKDLKEYLELLEEAKKRDHRKLGKELQLFTFSQRVGQGLPLWLPKGAALRERLENFLKAAQKKAGYEMVVTPHIGSKELYVTSGHYEKYGADSFQSIKTPNEGEEFLLKPMNCPHHCEIYKSAQWSYKDLPKRFAEFGTVYRYEQSGELHGLTRVRGFTQDDAHIFCMPEQLDKEFKAVIDLVMYVFGSLGFENFTAQVSIRDPKKPEKYIGDTKNWEIAENAIISAAKDKGLNYVIEEGEAAFYGPKLDFMVKDALGRSWQLGTIQVDYNLPERFDLQYKGADNESHRPVMIHRAPFGSMERFIAILLEHTGGNFPLWLMPEQCAILSLSEKYENYAKQVANLLEINEIRTVVDNRAETMGKKIREAEMNKLPYMLIVGEQEEKEGSISVRKHGGEDLGSMSVEAFTELVQKEISETIKTFEV; encoded by the coding sequence ATGATTAAAATCACTTTGCCTGACGGCAGTATCAAAGAAATGGAAAGCGGTACCACTCCTATGGATGTCGCTATGAGTATATCACACGGACTTGCTCGTAATGTAATCAGCGCTAGCTTTAACGGTATAAAGGTAGAAACCAAAACACCTCTAATAGAAGATGGTAGCTTGGTTCTTTTTACGTTTAGCAATCCTGAAGGGAAAGAGGCTTTCTGGCATTCTACTTCTCACATCATGGCACAAGCTATTGAGGAATTGTTTCCTGGAGTAAGTCTGACCATAGGGCCTGCAATCGATAATGGGTTCTATTATGATATTGATTTTAAAGAACATTCTATATCGGAGACTGATATTCCTAGAATAGAAGCTCGCATGTTAGAAATAGCACGTGGAAAACATGAGTTCACCATGCGTAGTGTCTCTAAAGCTGATGCGATACAACTTTATAAGGATCAAAACAATCCATTCAAAGTAGAGCTGATAGAGAATCTTACGGACGGGGAGATCACTTTTTGTGATCACGATACCTTTACAGATTTATGTCGCGGTGGTCATGTTCCTAACACAGGAATTATCAAGGCGGTAAAAGTAATGAGTATAGCTGGTGCTTACTGGCGTGGAGATGAAAAAAATCCACAACTTACTCGTTTGTATGGGACCTCTTTCCCTAAGCAAAAAGACTTAAAAGAATACCTGGAGTTACTAGAAGAAGCAAAAAAACGAGATCACAGAAAATTAGGTAAAGAATTACAGTTGTTTACTTTTTCTCAACGCGTAGGTCAAGGGCTTCCTTTATGGTTACCTAAAGGTGCGGCTTTGCGCGAGCGACTAGAAAACTTCTTAAAAGCCGCCCAGAAAAAAGCAGGTTATGAAATGGTGGTGACGCCGCATATAGGTTCTAAAGAATTGTATGTGACTTCTGGTCATTATGAAAAGTATGGAGCAGATTCTTTCCAGTCTATAAAGACACCTAACGAAGGTGAGGAGTTTTTATTAAAGCCTATGAACTGTCCACATCACTGTGAAATTTATAAAAGTGCCCAGTGGTCGTATAAAGATTTACCAAAGCGTTTTGCAGAATTTGGTACGGTGTATAGATACGAGCAAAGTGGTGAACTACATGGATTGACTCGTGTACGCGGGTTTACTCAGGATGATGCGCATATTTTCTGTATGCCAGAACAATTAGATAAAGAATTTAAAGCAGTTATAGACTTAGTTATGTATGTTTTTGGTTCGTTAGGTTTTGAAAATTTTACCGCGCAGGTAAGCATACGCGATCCTAAAAAACCAGAAAAATATATAGGAGATACTAAGAATTGGGAAATTGCAGAAAATGCAATTATCAGTGCTGCAAAAGATAAAGGTCTTAATTATGTGATTGAAGAAGGTGAAGCTGCCTTTTATGGTCCTAAATTAGACTTTATGGTGAAAGATGCCTTAGGTAGAAGCTGGCAATTAGGTACTATACAGGTGGATTATAATTTGCCAGAACGTTTTGATTTACAGTATAAAGGCGCTGATAATGAGTCGCATAGACCTGTAATGATACATCGTGCACCTTTTGGTAGCATGGAGCGTTTTATAGCCATTTTATTAGAGCATACAGGGGGGAATTTCCCGCTATGGTTGATGCCTGAGCAATGTGCTATCTTATCTCTCAGTGAGAAATACGAAAATTATGCTAAACAGGTAGCAAATTTGTTAGAAATTAACGAAATTCGCACAGTAGTAGATAATCGTGCAGAAACCATGGGTAAAAAGATCCGTGAGGCAGAAATGAACAAATTACCATATATGCTTATCGTTGGTGAGCAGGAAGAAAAAGAGGGTTCAATTTCTGTAAGAAAACATGGTGGAGAGGATCTAGGAAGTATGAGCGTTGAAGCATTTACAGAGCTCGTGCAAAAAGAAATCTCCGAAACTATAAAAACATTTGAAGTTTAA
- a CDS encoding DEAD/DEAH box helicase, translated as MTFKELGLVEPILRALQDQGYERPTPIQAQAIPVLLEGKDLLGCAQTGTGKTAAFSIPIVQDLYNRQPPKGKRRIKTLVVTPTRELAIQIGENFSAYAKYTDIKNTVIFGGVKQTSQVYALHQGIDVLVATPGRLLDLINQRYISLDHVEHFVLDEADQMLDMGFIHDIKKLLKLLPQKRQSLFFSATMPSTIVKLSNEILGNPARVTIEPEKTTAEKVEQRIYHVNKMNKTKLLIDLLSNELNDATLVFSRTKHGANKIVKDLDKAGIKSAAIHGNKSQAARQRALQQFKDGDLQALIATDIAARGIDIDELSYVVNYDLPNVPESYVHRIGRTGRAGASGLAVSFCMLEERPFLKDIEKLIRTSIHVVEVHEFEFKMEDAAEPSLKKQSGGGGRGRSQGRSNKPKSGGGNSSSRSGGGNRSNRSR; from the coding sequence ATGACATTTAAAGAATTAGGGTTAGTAGAACCCATCTTGCGAGCTTTGCAAGACCAAGGATATGAACGTCCTACACCTATACAAGCACAAGCCATTCCAGTACTATTAGAAGGAAAAGATTTATTAGGCTGTGCACAGACTGGAACCGGTAAAACTGCCGCGTTTTCCATTCCCATCGTTCAAGACTTATACAACCGCCAGCCGCCAAAAGGAAAAAGGCGCATCAAAACATTAGTGGTTACTCCTACCAGAGAACTGGCTATCCAAATAGGCGAGAATTTTTCAGCTTACGCAAAATATACCGATATTAAAAATACGGTCATCTTTGGTGGAGTGAAGCAAACTTCTCAAGTATATGCGTTGCATCAAGGAATTGATGTATTAGTTGCTACTCCAGGAAGATTACTGGATTTAATCAATCAACGTTACATCTCACTAGATCATGTCGAGCATTTTGTGCTGGATGAGGCAGACCAGATGTTGGACATGGGTTTTATACACGATATCAAAAAGTTGTTAAAGCTTTTACCTCAAAAAAGACAGTCGCTATTTTTTAGTGCTACCATGCCTAGCACCATCGTAAAACTCTCTAACGAGATTTTAGGAAATCCAGCAAGAGTAACTATAGAGCCAGAAAAAACAACTGCTGAAAAAGTAGAGCAACGTATTTACCACGTTAATAAAATGAACAAGACCAAGCTCTTGATCGATTTATTAAGTAATGAATTGAACGATGCTACCTTAGTGTTCTCTAGAACCAAGCACGGAGCCAATAAGATTGTAAAAGATCTAGATAAAGCGGGTATTAAGAGTGCCGCTATACATGGTAATAAATCTCAAGCTGCAAGGCAAAGAGCTTTACAACAGTTTAAAGACGGAGATCTTCAAGCACTTATCGCGACAGATATTGCTGCTCGTGGTATAGACATCGACGAGTTGAGCTATGTAGTGAATTACGATTTACCTAATGTACCAGAGTCTTATGTACACAGAATAGGAAGAACTGGTAGAGCTGGAGCAAGCGGTCTTGCCGTTTCCTTTTGTATGCTAGAAGAACGCCCTTTCTTAAAAGACATCGAGAAGTTGATCAGAACAAGTATTCATGTTGTGGAAGTGCACGAGTTTGAATTTAAGATGGAAGACGCTGCAGAGCCTAGTTTGAAAAAACAAAGTGGTGGTGGTGGCCGCGGTCGTTCACAAGGAAGAAGTAACAAACCTAAAAGTGGTGGCGGTAACAGTTCTTCCAGAAGTGGTGGAGGGAATCGCAGCAATCGCAGTAGATAG
- a CDS encoding response regulator has protein sequence MTTRPTIFIALLFIYFNILLLPAQNTGLVNKPPVSTEQLELDSLLKVVRNHYYDKDYKNAIEKGNLLLQLSEEIGSVKNEIAASSLIGNSLLQRGDTIASQKIFEKSLLKAQKANDLEKIIIASIDLGNVYAISKQYEKAIKSYTKVLPLAVEFNQPVYLFLLNYNVGESYLELNLPNQASVFISKTNKYVNGLATAYKASQKSLSGKLSYALGDYKKAAKDFDQGIVYAKESDFKEILLEIYEYYALTEEKKGDYRKANELLKQYNGLNEEKYKLDKIAAVENAVAKFNVEQMEQELLTTQYENEIAKERAARNTILISGAIALVFLSILTLFLFRNQSKRKKLLIDLKNNNFLLAVAKEKSDRLRTSKDALFSRISHELRTPMYGIIGISNLMVSDKAEAVNSDNIRSLKYSADYLLSLINNVLEMNKINRVKDDLLKKDIINIRQVCDYVMDSARYISQKNANVHQLCIDESIPEKVIGDSSRLSQVLINLLGNAGKFTENGKITLDVTLTSLTDLECFIMFKVKDNGIGIAKDRQLAIFEEAAFIEHHHENEGTGLGLPISKSIIELHNSKLDLISDLGKGTEVRFVLRYELAKEKPLENNILQLNGNLSLLKGKKILVVEDNKINQVVTRKMLENLEIKVDTASDGITAIEKAQTVNYDLILMDINMPPGMDGFETAKKIRAFDENTPIIALTAAEQREVKKRIKDSAMNDYIIKPFKMEYFQSSLLKLMK, from the coding sequence ATGACGACAAGACCAACCATCTTTATAGCTCTTTTATTTATTTATTTTAATATTCTTTTATTGCCTGCACAAAATACCGGCTTAGTAAACAAGCCTCCAGTTTCTACAGAGCAGCTGGAATTAGATAGTTTACTAAAGGTAGTAAGGAATCATTACTACGATAAAGATTATAAAAACGCCATTGAAAAAGGGAATTTACTTCTCCAATTGTCTGAAGAAATCGGTTCTGTAAAAAATGAAATTGCAGCTTCGAGCCTAATAGGTAATTCCCTATTACAACGCGGAGACACAATAGCATCTCAGAAGATTTTTGAGAAATCACTTTTAAAAGCGCAAAAAGCTAACGATCTAGAAAAGATTATTATCGCTTCCATCGACTTGGGTAATGTTTATGCTATTAGTAAACAGTACGAAAAAGCGATTAAAAGCTATACAAAAGTCCTCCCCCTGGCAGTAGAATTTAATCAACCTGTTTATTTATTTCTATTAAATTATAATGTAGGAGAGTCTTATTTGGAACTGAACTTACCAAATCAGGCATCTGTTTTCATTTCAAAAACCAATAAATATGTTAACGGCTTGGCCACTGCCTATAAAGCAAGTCAAAAATCTCTTTCAGGCAAACTTTCTTATGCTTTAGGTGATTATAAAAAAGCTGCAAAGGACTTTGATCAAGGAATTGTTTATGCTAAAGAATCTGATTTTAAGGAAATCCTACTTGAAATTTACGAGTATTACGCTTTAACAGAAGAGAAAAAAGGTGACTATAGAAAAGCAAATGAATTATTAAAGCAATACAACGGTCTGAATGAAGAAAAGTATAAGCTGGATAAAATAGCAGCTGTGGAAAATGCAGTGGCTAAATTTAATGTAGAGCAAATGGAGCAAGAACTTCTAACTACGCAATATGAAAATGAAATAGCCAAGGAACGAGCAGCAAGGAATACCATCTTAATATCCGGTGCCATAGCATTAGTATTTTTGAGTATTCTAACACTTTTTCTATTTAGAAATCAAAGCAAGCGTAAAAAGCTCTTGATAGATTTAAAAAACAACAACTTTTTACTAGCTGTTGCTAAAGAAAAGAGTGATCGATTAAGAACGTCTAAAGATGCTTTATTCTCTAGAATCAGTCATGAATTACGAACTCCTATGTATGGAATCATAGGGATTTCGAATCTAATGGTAAGTGATAAAGCAGAAGCGGTCAATTCTGATAACATTAGATCTTTAAAGTACAGTGCAGACTACCTGCTTTCATTGATCAATAACGTTTTGGAAATGAACAAAATAAACAGGGTAAAGGACGATCTTTTGAAAAAGGATATTATTAATATCAGGCAAGTCTGTGATTATGTTATGGATTCTGCTCGCTATATTTCGCAAAAAAACGCTAATGTACACCAACTTTGTATAGATGAATCTATACCAGAAAAAGTGATTGGAGACTCTTCTAGATTATCTCAAGTACTTATCAATTTATTGGGTAACGCAGGTAAATTTACAGAAAACGGCAAAATCACACTTGATGTGACCCTTACATCACTAACTGATTTGGAGTGCTTTATCATGTTTAAAGTAAAAGACAACGGGATAGGAATAGCCAAAGATAGGCAATTGGCTATCTTTGAAGAGGCCGCATTTATAGAGCATCATCATGAAAATGAAGGGACAGGTTTGGGGTTACCTATCTCCAAAAGCATTATTGAATTGCATAATTCTAAACTTGACCTGATAAGTGATCTTGGCAAAGGAACAGAAGTAAGATTTGTATTACGCTATGAGCTAGCAAAAGAAAAACCACTGGAGAATAATATTTTACAATTAAATGGCAATCTTAGCTTATTAAAAGGAAAGAAAATACTAGTAGTTGAAGACAATAAAATAAATCAGGTGGTCACTCGTAAAATGCTGGAAAACTTAGAAATTAAAGTAGATACCGCCTCTGATGGAATAACAGCTATAGAAAAAGCACAAACGGTAAATTACGACCTTATTTTAATGGATATTAACATGCCTCCAGGCATGGATGGTTTTGAAACTGCAAAAAAGATAAGAGCGTTTGATGAAAATACACCCATCATAGCACTCACAGCGGCAGAACAAAGAGAAGTTAAAAAGCGTATAAAAGATAGCGCTATGAATGATTATATTATAAAACCATTTAAGATGGAATACTTTCAGAGCAGTCTATTAAAACTCATGAAATAG
- a CDS encoding single-stranded DNA-binding protein has translation MSNLSNRVQLIGHLGQDPEIVNLNDDKKLVRLSLATSDRYTNKLGEKVTDTQWHRIVAFNGTANIISEYVKKGSKIGVEGKLVTRQWEDKDGKKQFTTEVVCDQVLMLDPKA, from the coding sequence ATGAGCAATCTAAGCAACAGAGTACAGTTAATCGGACACCTAGGACAGGATCCAGAAATCGTAAATTTAAACGATGATAAAAAACTTGTGAGGTTATCACTTGCCACCTCAGACCGTTATACCAACAAGCTAGGTGAGAAGGTGACCGACACACAATGGCATCGTATCGTAGCGTTTAACGGTACAGCAAACATCATTTCTGAGTATGTAAAGAAAGGAAGCAAAATAGGTGTAGAAGGAAAGCTAGTTACTAGACAATGGGAAGACAAGGACGGTAAGAAACAATTCACCACAGAAGTTGTTTGTGATCAAGTATTAATGCTAGATCCTAAGGCTTAA
- a CDS encoding magnesium chelatase, with product MDHNKINTLGQLKKSGWKSKSIKEELRDNLIHNIKNDVNSFSGIHGYDNTVIPELERAILSRHNINLLGLRGQAKTRLARLMTGLLDEYIPYVTQSEIHDDPLEPLSRTAKQLIEEHGDDTPISWLHRDDRFYEKLATPDVTVADLIGDIDPIKAANLKLSYADDRVIHYGMIPRANRCIFVINELPDLQARIQVALFNILQEGDIQIRGFKLRLSLDMQFVFTANPEDYTNRGSIVTPLKDRIGSQILTHYPENIEIAKTITQQEAKNDLRTAEAVYVPELAKDLLEQISFCARDSEYVDEKSGVSARMSITAFENLLSTAERRSLMNGDDKTTIRFSDFTGVIPSITGKIELVYEGEQEGAAFVANELIGAATKTLFPLYFPEIKKLVKENEDTPYDKLIEWFFNNEGLELLDELNDSDYQVLIDQIEPLEDLVQKYQPQTSKEDRNFMKEFILWSLVEFDKLSKKRFTEGYQFNDLYSEFVRGI from the coding sequence ATGGATCACAATAAAATAAATACATTAGGCCAACTCAAAAAATCGGGATGGAAATCTAAGTCGATAAAAGAAGAATTAAGAGATAACCTGATTCACAACATTAAAAATGATGTGAACTCTTTTTCAGGAATTCACGGTTATGACAACACGGTTATTCCAGAACTGGAACGTGCGATCTTATCCCGTCACAACATCAATTTATTAGGATTGCGAGGTCAAGCAAAGACACGACTGGCAAGGCTTATGACGGGATTACTAGATGAGTATATTCCTTACGTGACACAAAGTGAGATTCATGATGATCCCTTAGAGCCACTTTCAAGAACAGCAAAGCAGCTGATTGAAGAACATGGAGATGACACCCCTATTTCTTGGTTGCATAGAGACGATAGGTTTTATGAAAAACTAGCTACACCAGATGTGACTGTTGCAGATTTAATAGGAGATATAGATCCTATAAAAGCGGCCAACTTAAAATTGAGTTATGCTGATGATCGCGTGATTCATTACGGTATGATACCTCGTGCTAACCGATGTATTTTTGTTATTAATGAGCTGCCAGATTTACAAGCTCGTATACAGGTAGCGCTTTTTAATATTCTGCAAGAAGGGGACATACAAATACGCGGATTCAAATTGCGTTTATCCTTAGATATGCAATTTGTCTTTACAGCAAATCCAGAAGATTATACCAACCGTGGTAGTATTGTAACACCGTTAAAAGACAGGATAGGATCTCAAATTTTGACCCATTATCCTGAAAATATTGAAATCGCGAAAACGATCACTCAACAAGAGGCTAAGAACGACTTGCGTACTGCTGAGGCTGTTTATGTGCCAGAACTAGCTAAAGACTTATTAGAACAAATTAGTTTTTGTGCAAGAGATAGTGAATATGTGGATGAAAAAAGTGGTGTAAGTGCTCGTATGAGTATCACGGCTTTTGAAAATTTATTGAGTACAGCAGAGCGTCGCTCCTTAATGAATGGAGACGATAAAACAACAATACGTTTTTCTGATTTTACAGGAGTTATTCCTTCTATTACAGGAAAGATTGAGTTGGTGTATGAAGGAGAGCAAGAGGGTGCTGCTTTTGTGGCAAACGAGTTGATAGGAGCAGCGACTAAAACATTGTTTCCACTGTATTTTCCAGAGATTAAGAAACTGGTAAAAGAAAATGAAGATACCCCTTACGATAAATTGATCGAGTGGTTTTTCAACAATGAAGGTTTAGAATTATTAGACGAGTTGAATGATAGCGATTATCAAGTGTTGATCGATCAAATAGAACCCTTGGAAGATTTAGTTCAGAAATACCAACCACAGACAAGTAAGGAAGATCGTAATTTTATGAAAGAATTTATTCTTTGGTCTTTAGTAGAATTCGACAAGCTAAGTAAAAAACGATTTACAGAAGGCTACCAATTCAATGATTTGTACAGTGAATTTGTAAGAGGTATTTAA
- the recG gene encoding ATP-dependent DNA helicase RecG: MPLNFLSTPIDYLAGIGPERAKLLRSELHIHTYGDLANLFPNRYIDKTKYYKINQLVPDSAQVQILGKILNIKTAGAGKSERLVATFADETGRMELVWFRSQKHFRDSLKINEPYVAFGKVARYGSQYNIAHPDLELLAEHKSRKQSAMTPVYPSTEMLAKRKITNTYIVKCMRKLFSEINGAFVETLPDDMQVHYKLIGKNEAMLNAHFPSTPELLQQAIYRLKFEELFFIQMELLLQNRIRKTKIKGYVFDHVGDKFTNFYKNHLPFELTGAQKRVVKEIRADMATGAHMNRLLQGDVGSGKTIVAVLTALLALDNGFQACIMAPTEILAQQHYSGISELLEGTGITVSILTGSVKTKNRRVIHEALEDGSLDILIGTHALIEDKVKFKNIGVAIVDEQHRFGVAQRAKLWKKNDLPPHVLVMTATPIPRTLAMSLYGDLDISVIDELPPGRKEIKTVHRFDKNRLAVFAFIRDEIALGRQIYMVYPLIEESETLDYKDLQDGYESIVREFPLPQYKVSILHGRMKPEDKDYEMNRFVKGETQIMVATTVIEVGVNVPNASVMIIESAERFGLSQLHQLRGRVGRGADQSYCILMTGHKLSSDSKTRLQTMVATTDGFQIAEVDLKLRGPGDLMGTQQSGVMDLRLADIVKDNQILALAREAAQKLLAKDVKIERPEHVGVKRVLTFLQNKKGLWKYIS, from the coding sequence TTGCCACTTAACTTTCTTTCTACTCCTATAGATTATCTCGCTGGCATCGGTCCAGAAAGAGCTAAGTTGTTGCGCAGTGAATTGCATATACACACTTATGGTGATTTAGCAAATTTATTTCCCAATCGATATATTGATAAAACCAAGTACTATAAAATCAACCAGCTGGTTCCCGATAGTGCCCAAGTACAGATTTTAGGTAAAATCCTAAACATCAAAACCGCAGGAGCAGGAAAATCAGAACGACTGGTAGCCACTTTTGCAGACGAGACCGGAAGAATGGAACTGGTATGGTTCCGCAGTCAGAAACATTTTAGAGACAGTTTAAAGATCAACGAGCCTTATGTGGCTTTTGGTAAAGTAGCTCGTTATGGTTCTCAATATAATATTGCACATCCGGATTTAGAATTACTGGCAGAACATAAGTCACGCAAACAAAGTGCGATGACCCCAGTTTATCCAAGTACAGAAATGCTTGCTAAACGCAAGATTACCAACACCTATATCGTTAAATGCATGCGAAAGCTTTTTAGTGAAATCAACGGTGCTTTTGTAGAAACCTTGCCAGACGATATGCAGGTACATTATAAACTCATAGGTAAAAATGAAGCCATGCTCAATGCTCACTTTCCAAGCACTCCAGAGCTGCTGCAGCAGGCTATCTATAGATTAAAGTTTGAAGAGCTCTTCTTTATACAGATGGAATTGCTGCTTCAAAACCGAATTAGAAAAACCAAAATTAAAGGATACGTCTTTGACCATGTAGGCGATAAATTCACTAATTTTTATAAGAATCACTTGCCTTTTGAGCTCACTGGAGCTCAAAAACGAGTCGTAAAAGAAATACGTGCCGATATGGCAACTGGGGCTCATATGAATCGATTGCTCCAAGGAGATGTAGGCTCGGGAAAAACCATTGTTGCGGTACTCACTGCTTTACTAGCTCTTGATAATGGCTTCCAAGCTTGTATTATGGCACCTACAGAAATACTTGCTCAGCAACATTACAGCGGCATTTCAGAATTGCTGGAAGGAACAGGAATTACGGTATCCATTTTAACAGGATCTGTAAAAACTAAAAATCGCCGGGTGATTCATGAAGCGCTGGAAGATGGCAGTCTAGATATCTTGATAGGCACGCACGCGCTCATAGAGGATAAAGTAAAGTTTAAAAATATAGGGGTTGCTATCGTTGATGAGCAACACCGTTTTGGCGTGGCACAAAGAGCCAAACTATGGAAGAAAAATGACCTGCCACCTCATGTACTTGTCATGACAGCAACACCTATTCCTAGAACGCTGGCCATGAGTTTATATGGAGACTTAGATATATCGGTCATTGACGAGTTACCGCCAGGTCGTAAAGAGATCAAAACGGTGCATCGATTTGATAAAAATAGATTGGCTGTTTTTGCTTTTATCAGAGATGAAATAGCTCTTGGACGTCAAATATACATGGTGTACCCGCTGATAGAAGAATCAGAAACTTTGGATTATAAGGATCTTCAGGATGGTTATGAGAGCATCGTTAGGGAGTTTCCTTTGCCTCAATATAAAGTAAGTATTCTTCACGGTCGTATGAAGCCAGAAGATAAAGACTACGAGATGAATCGCTTTGTAAAAGGGGAAACACAAATTATGGTGGCAACCACCGTCATAGAAGTAGGGGTCAATGTGCCTAATGCCAGTGTGATGATCATTGAGAGTGCTGAGCGTTTTGGGCTTTCTCAATTGCACCAATTGCGCGGTAGAGTAGGGCGTGGAGCAGACCAGAGTTATTGTATTCTAATGACGGGCCACAAATTGAGTAGCGATTCTAAAACCAGACTACAAACCATGGTGGCCACAACTGACGGATTTCAAATCGCTGAGGTAGATTTAAAATTGCGTGGTCCAGGAGATTTGATGGGAACGCAACAAAGTGGGGTGATGGATTTACGACTTGCCGATATTGTTAAAGACAACCAGATCCTTGCCCTAGCTAGAGAAGCGGCTCAGAAATTACTTGCCAAAGATGTCAAAATTGAAAGGCCAGAACATGTTGGAGTAAAACGAGTCTTGACTTTTCTGCAGAATAAAAAAGGACTCTGGAAGTACATCAGTTAG